Proteins co-encoded in one Eremothecium sinecaudum strain ATCC 58844 chromosome VI, complete sequence genomic window:
- the SAS2 gene encoding histone acetyltransferase (Syntenic homolog of Ashbya gossypii AFR221C; Syntenic homolog of Saccharomyces cerevisiae YMR127C (SAS2)), protein MRSSSASDNNELYGILEKRNINEVQFGIEKRFKTWYGNAVYFANDRKTLGYKSKSTSMTEKGNEIKTEEGQYWLDLLYVCEYCFKYYDDGDELLTHEKICIYKSKAPGRIKYASPEYTIRRVKGTKHELLCQCMCLFTKLFLDNKSVYFKLTSYEFYIVYQNKSTKPLGFFSKDLYSYHKNNLACILVFPPYQKMGLGTLLIEFSYRLSKHEGLISGPELPLSPFGLIGYLKYWSFAILWCLTEGELSGVAKVSIENLCEVTGIRVADVIMTLKHLKCLTNDNEILLPAVRKKAKNYKVERGFMIQDRYLLIDD, encoded by the coding sequence ATGAGGTCCTCTAGTGCATCTGATAACAACGAACTGTATGGAATTTTAGAAAAACGTAACATTAATGAAGTACAATTCGGCATTGAAAAACGATTTAAAACTTGGTACGGTAATGCTGTATATTTTGCAAACGATAGGAAAACGTTAGGTTATAAGAGTAAGAGTACATCAATGACTGAAAAAGGTAATGAAATAAAAACCGAGGAGGGTCAATATTGGCTTGATCTTTTATATGTTTGCGAGTACTGTTTTAAATACTATGATGATGGAGATGAGTTACTTACGCATGAAAAAATCTGTATCTACAAGTCTAAGGCTCCAGGAAGAATAAAATATGCAAGCCCTGAGTATACTATTAGAAGAGTCAAAGGAACTAAACACGAGTTATTATGCCAATGTATGTGTTTATTTACTAAATTATTTTTGGACAATAAGTCGGTTTATTTTAAGTTGACTAGTTACGAATTTTACATTGTCTATCAGAATAAGAGCACGAAACCATTGGGATTCTTCTCAAAAGATTTATACTCTTATCATAAAAATAACTTAGCATGTATTCTAGTGTTTCCTCCGTATCAGAAAATGGGGTTGGGGACGCTCCTGATAGAATTTTCGTATAGACTTTCCAAGCATGAAGGACTTATTTCAGGACCCGAACTTCCGCTTTCTCCATTTGGGTTAATAGGTTATTTGAAATACTGGTCGTTTGCAATTCTCTGGTGTCTGACTGAAGGAGAGTTATCAGGTGTAGCTAAAGTTTCTATAGAAAACCTCTGCGAAGTTACTGGTATAAGGGTTGCTGATGTTATAATGACCTTGAAACACTTGAAATGCCTGACCAATGATAATGAAATATTACTGCCTGCTGTTAGGAAGAAAGCCAAGAATTACAAGGTTGAGCGAGGGTTTATGATCCAAGACCGCTATTTGTTGATTGATGACTAA
- the RAD5 gene encoding DNA helicase RAD5 (Syntenic homolog of Ashbya gossypii AFR220W; Syntenic homolog of Saccharomyces cerevisiae YLR032W (RAD5)), whose product MTSEESDNSRPRFFNPDLEAELKNQDSSLFVKSCSDDDYEQPTGIDKTTFFGRIREVLGSIDQFTLDSYWNIYQGHEDGVSKAIQDYLDKTAIVITDGEQSFQEKTEIEDEGVLNESKYHKKSVGIELTNFSGVKRQKKNPTWKRFLGSIQVNAMATRPTTKPLEYGTVLLLKYTQGQPQFNSRFKKFPHSQYVRFYNGATERELGRLPDDIAEIVYLLLGSQEVVFKATMIFCNNRRLSVGDVFVVQLDCYITSLLFEGEKRNEFRSRMSLGRNGDSENTNEVRNRALMMLFERVNIKSVNPNDDSQIEAEVYDLEDETCIDTIASAQNLEEQQDYLNMNQLKNFYKIAQTSFINNKSELQPPTESFSLELRRYQKQGLAWMLGKEREHGLITELGGTTYSAEEIINPLWRKYRWPTMQSEDVGFDANVSESTYFYANLHVGKFSVEKPVIESSIRGGILADEMGLGKTISTLALICTVPYDLEYTKQHSKYEIENSKSPHDILSVKSDDIKPYAYKTTLVVVPMSLLAQWQKEFESCARNKDMRCEIYYGNNVSNLLTVLTKTSNPPTVLLTTYGIIQNEWRSIKYTGSNANTEGLFAVEYFRIVIDEGHTIRNRNTKTFKAILDLAGKRRWVLTGTPIINKLDDLYSLVKFLRLDPWSQIGYWKQFISDPFEKRNYKVALDVMQVILGAVMLRRTKSMRDNNGLPLVELPPKEVIVEQVQFNEFEDKLYKDFLHAAENSVNEGLEKGDLLKRYSTILIHILRLRQVCCHVKLLGSNDENDEDLRNNKLIDDSQKIAGTIRKIDPGSGSTEDLLAQSIKLLEAKYPTEEDFNNLECSICTSEPISPLTSVVFTKCCHSFCESCISEYVRFQQNKKLDPSCPNCRSPIVTGELLTLDNSNSVIKVVPYDDKSKSSKVRALLKHLKLIQVTSPGEQVVIFSQFSSYLDILEEEIKQSFQSSDVTIYKFDGRLALKERSRVLEGFKTKEYGKTKILLLSLKAGGVGLNLTCASRAFIMDPWWSPSMEDQAMDRVHRIGQSNSVKIVRFIMENSVEEKMLQLQDKKRSLGELVGADEDERKQQRIEEIQMLFK is encoded by the coding sequence ATGACTAGTGAAGAATCTGATAACTCTAGGCCGAGATTCTTTAACCCAGATTTAGAAGCAGAACTAAAGAATCAAGACTCATCACTATTTGTTAAATCTTGTAGTGATGATGATTATGAGCAACCAACCGGAATAGACAAAACGACCTTTTTTGGTAGAATTAGGGAAGTTTTAGGCTCTATAGATCAGTTCACTTTGGATTCATACTGGAATATATATCAGGGTCATGAGGACGGTGTAAGTAAAGCAATTCAAGATTATCTAGATAAAACTGCCATAGTAATTACAGATGGAGAGCAAAGTTTTCAGGAGAAAACAGAAATTGAAGACGAAGGCGTCCTTAATGAATCTAAATATCATAAGAAGAGTGTGGGAATTGAACTCACTAACTTTAGCGGTGTTAAGAGACAAAAAAAGAATCCCACATGGAAAAGGTTTTTGGGTTCCATTCAAGTCAACGCTATGGCTACAAGACCTACTACGAAACCGCTTGAATATGGTACTGTTTTGCTTTTAAAATATACTCAAGGACAGCCACAATTTAATTCAAGGTTTAAGAAGTTTCCTCATTCACAGTATGTGCGGTTTTATAACGGGGCGACAGAAAGAGAATTAGGCAGACTACCGGACGACATTGCAGAAATTGTTTATTTACTTCTAGGTTCTCAAGAAGTGGTTTTTAAGGCCACAATGATATTCTGTAATAACAGAAGGCTCAGTGTTGGTGATGTATTTGTGGTTCAGTTGGACTGTTACATTACCTCGTTATTATTTGAAGGTGAAAAACGAAATGAGTTTCGGTCGCGTATGTCTCTTGGGAGAAATGGGGACTCTGAGAATACCAATGAGGTTAGAAATCGGGCTCTCATGATGCTTTTTGAGAGAGTAAACATTAAATCTGTGAATCCCAATGATGACAGTCAAATCGAGGCCGAAGTGTACGATTTGGAGGATGAGACGTGTATTGATACCATTGCTTCTGCGCAGAATCTAGAGGAACAGCAGGACTACCTAAACATGAATCAACTAAAGAACTTCTACAAAATTGCGCAGACATcttttattaataataaatCTGAACTTCAACCTCCTACTGAATCTTTTAGTCTGGAACTACGTCGATATCAAAAACAAGGTCTGGCATGGATGCTAGGAAAAGAAAGGGAGCATGGGTTGATAACAGAGTTAGGTGGGACTACCTATTCAGCTGAGGAAATAATAAATCCATTATGGAGGAAATACCGTTGGCCTACCATGCAATCTGAAGACGTAGGGTTTGATGCGAACGTCTCTGAGAGTACATATTTTTATGCGAACCTACATGTCGGTAAATTCTCTGTCGAGAAACCAGTAATCGAATCGTCCATTCGTGGTGGTATATTGGCAGATGAAATGGGGCTTGGTAAGACTATTTCTACATTGGCTTTAATATGCACTGTCCCGTACGACCTAGAATATACCAAGCAGCATTCCAAGTACGAAATTGAAAATTCAAAGTCCCCACATGATATCCTGAGTGTAAAATCTgatgatattaaacctTATGCATATAAGACAACATTAGTTGTCGTCCCTATGTCACTTTTAGCACAATGGCAAAAGGAATTCGAAAGTTGTGCAAGAAACAAAGACATGCGTTGTGAAATATATTATGGCAATAACGTTTCTAATCTTTTAACTGTATTAACAAAAACAAGTAACCCCCCAACTGTACTATTAACCACTTACGGTATCATTCAAAATGAATGGAGATCCATAAAATATACTGGATCAAATGCCAATACAGAAGGATTATTTGCTGTAGAGTATTTTAGGATCGTCATTGATGAAGGGCATACAATTAGGAATAGAAACACGAAGACCTTCAAAGCTATATTAGATCTTGCTGGTAAACGTCGGTGGGTTCTTACCGGAACGCCGATTATTAATAAACTTGACGATCTTTATAGTTTAGTAAAATTCCTCAGGCTGGACCCGTGGTCTCAAATTGGGTACTGGAAACAATTCATCTCTGATCCTTTTGAGAAAAGGAACTATAAGGTAGCGTTGGATGTAATGCAGGTAATCTTAGGCGCTGTAATGCTTCGCAGAACGAAATCAATGAGAGATAACAATGGTTTGCCGTTGGTAGAATTACCACCAAAAGAGGTTATTGTAGAACAAGTACAGTTCAATGAATTTGAAGACAAACTATACAAAGATTTTCTACATGCAGCAGAAAATTCGGTCAATGAAGGACTTGAAAAGGGTGACTTACTGAAAAGATATTCAACCATTCTAATCCATATATTGAGACTACGGCAAGTGTGTTGTCATGTTAAACTACTAGGCAGTAATGATGAAAACGACGAAGATCTTCGTAATAACAAGCTTATTGATGATAGTCAGAAGATAGCTGGTACCATAAGAAAAATTGATCCAGGATCTGGCTCTACAGAAGATCTTTTAGCACAGAGTATTAAGTTGTTAGAAGCGAAGTATCCAACTGAAGAAGACTTCAACAATCTAGAATGTTCAATCTGTACATCAGAACCGATCAGTCCTTTGACCTCAGTCGTTTTCACCAAATGCTGTCATAGTTTTTGCGAATCGTGCATTTCGGAATATGTTCGTTTCCAGCAGAATAAGAAGCTCGACCCATCGTGCCCAAATTGTAGGTCGCCAATAGTCACTGGCGAACTTTTAACACTGGATAATTCTAACAGCGTTATTAAAGTAGTGCCATATGATGataaatcaaaatcatcaAAAGTAAGGGCACTATTGAAACATTTGAAACTGATACAAGTAACATCGCCTGGTGAGCAGGTCGTGATATTTTCCCAATTTTCCTCGTACCTAGATATTTTGGAAGAGGAAATCAAACAATCGTTCCAATCATCTGACGTTACTATTTATAAGTTTGACGGGCGTTTAGCTTTGAAGGAGCGTAGTAGGGTTCTCGAAGGATTTAAAACCAAAGAATACGGCAAAACTAAAATACTGCTTCTGTCATTAAAGGCAGGCGGGGTAGGATTAAATTTAACATGTGCATCACGAGCATTTATCATGGATCCATGGTGGTCCCCAAGTATGGAAGACCAAGCAATGGATAGAGTACATCGAATTGGACAGTCAAATAGTGTCAAAATTGTACGGTTTATCATGGAAAATAGTGTAGAAGAAAAAATGCTTCAGCTTCAAGACAAGAAACGATCCCTCGGTGAACTAGTAGGGGCAGATGAGGACGAGAGAAAGCAGCAAAGGattgaagaaattcaaaTGCTATTCAAATAA
- the DLT1 gene encoding Dlt1p (Syntenic homolog of Ashbya gossypii AFR219C; Syntenic homolog of Saccharomyces cerevisiae YMR126C (DLT1)), which yields MINYYVIIILNLKSQYGFHIKTNELEEDRNKLKRICDEIAFEMSLNIPTWSRRLCSLLLLLLVILFSLAMPIDCIVRASMTPNDALNMFIVFGALIVIAVMSVVLGVGRILVFRSCMQEIPKRYIPITDRDIPNKECRDQINKFLKFTHDFRRKFSKPVEMVVHDGLEPPKSLNAVHDNKIPPLVNYQTCVKIIADRLKFQGIFINNAELDINLGTTFAQQVHAHFPSTGEHTKLAEKYIDLYETIRYQGKPVTRANFIDFMELTLFFSDLLPSAEKEVDRGRTDGILPFIHSTMSQSDASYSASSSGFRLNEELVNLRSWTPSLASPSKSSTAIHLMSSQKEKKSSSTNNSTIDDYYSSTTDSFNSVVRR from the coding sequence atGATAAATTATTACGTAATTATCATattgaatttgaaatcACAATATGGTTTCCATATTAAAACAAATGAACTTGAAGAAGACAGAAACAAACTAAAAAGAATCTGTGATGAAATTGCATTTGAAATGTCGTTAAATATACCAACATGGAGCCGTAGATTATGTTCATTGCTATTACTGTTGCTCGTTATTTTGTTTTCATTGGCAATGCCAATTGATTGCATTGTAAGGGCTTCCATGACTCCGAATGATGCTCTGAATATGTTTATTGTGTTTGGTGCATTAATAGTAATTGCAGTTATGAGTGTGGTACTTGGTGTTGGTAGGATATTAGTTTTCAGGTCGTGTATGCAGGAAATACCAAAACGTTACATTCCAATAACGGATCGAGATATACCTAATAAGGAGTGTCGAGATCAAATAAACAAGTTTCTTAAATTTACTCATGACTTCAGGAGGAAATTCTCAAAGCCGGTTGAGATGGTTGTGCATGATGGTCTGGAACCGCCTAAGAGCCTTAATGCTGTGCATGATAACAAGATTCCGCCGTTGGTTAATTACCAAACCTGTGTCAAGATTATTGCTGATAGACTAAAGTTTCAGGGTATATTCATCAATAATGCGGAGTTAGATATAAATCTTGGAACTACTTTTGCCCAACAAGTCCATGCTCATTTTCCATCCACCGGGGAACATACAAAGTTGGCCGAGAAATACATCGATTTATATGAGACCATAAGGTACCAAGGAAAACCTGTTACTAGGGCGAATTTTATAGACTTCATGGAATTGACCCTTTTTTTTAGTGATTTATTACCTAGTGCTGAGAAGGAAGTTGATCGTGGACGAACAGATGGCATACTCCCATTTATACACTCCACAATGTCTCAAAGCGACGCTTCATACTCTGCATCCTCTTCAGGTTTTAGATTAAATGAAGAACTTGTAAATTTGCGTTCATGGACTCCTTCTTTGGCTTCACCAAGCAAAAGTTCAACAGCTATTCATTTAATGTCTTCTcagaaagaaaagaaatCATCAAGTACTAATAACTCTACCATCGACGACTACTATTCATCGACTACTGACAGTTTTAACTCAGTAGTAAGAAGATAA
- the STO1 gene encoding Sto1p (Syntenic homolog of Ashbya gossypii AFR218W; Syntenic homolog of Saccharomyces cerevisiae YMR125W (STO1); 1-intron in Ashbya gossypii), whose amino-acid sequence MSGMKRRYDYEEEDGYRDFRPRYPKRQRLPPVVQLCKDMLPDIRTIGESVKAFEEDIKFLSEAIINEFGNDEYFNNALLSTFNALILEQPHKQPAIALLTMVVSSGNQAAGKNIINHFYGKLKQWINASVDDEFEVTSNETGPWNKVKLTLRFLSMLTPIVPISDVIGLYYKFFELAIALKRAGTGKRNPLSEAIYTNTLLNIPYLFFYNKESDELKSKVSELISFVENNYVVETVDLSLTKEYNKNLPYQPIQWVEVVLSNVKNALANDMDELRNLFPDYQHILVATNTGQGFNDPLIMPDVEKLLPFSGLDKGLGSVDSMWKTPRTAFQVYLPNVVGDFSTVVPITTYTGMLFDDITVDIVESLEFNRHEVARQVVTLDLYFKPGIFTEPGLSVAQLLAQHNESPELSTYKIEDLAIENILGLIFKLPTVTQSFAYFYTLLVEICQNSPKAIAPVFGRAFRLFYNNLDNMDHELKMRYLDWFSIQMSNFNFSWKWNEWEQDSIAFSKSFYNPKITFAKNLIRKELRLTSNRPDVEDSLTPEFKQYLDASYIPRDKLRNYYQSFFTNFEIDPEIIKDNTLIFKNQSFPFHEKVTSILDYFHKPPSDKNVGELESILKDIQESNGSIISDFNKFAITLLIQALVFSGNRSLSHANKYISDAKNDLVTILGKIELPNETKEQWITEAVLRYWNCNSQNGFLITDSFKHNELITAKSILSFSFDELDGQNLGLVDATSIESTFRTLTEMALQQTSDFSVFEFVFERLVTISNETIYQLGTSEEIVAPIVDNESTFDDDELARLDLMWKYECAMGFIKSILRKYSDEYSILLDKFRSGIDQTVSHEPTKKQLIQWFDEIREL is encoded by the exons ATGTCAGGGATGAAGAGAAGATATG actatgaagaagaagatggCTACCGTGACTTTAGACCACGCTATCCAAAGAGGCAACGATTGCCACCAGTCGTTCAACTTTGCAAGGATATGTTACCGGATATCAGAACTATAGGAGAATCTGTTAAAGcatttgaagaagatatcAAGTTCTTGAGTGAAGCAATCATCAATGAGTTCGGTAACGATGAGTACTTCAACAATGCCCTGTTGTCTACGTTTAATGCGTTAATATTAGAGCAACCCCACAAGCAACCAGCAATTGCTCTATTGACCATGGTTGTCAGCTCTGGAAACCAAGCAGCTGGTAAGAATATCATAAATCACTTCTATGGGAAATTAAAGCAATGGATCAATGCTAGTGTTGATGATGAGTTTGAAGTGACCTCCAATGAAACTGGTCCATGGAATAAAGTTAAGTTGACTTTAAGATTTCTTTCAATGTTGACTCCCATTGTTCCTATCAGCGATGTCATCGGTTTATACTACAAATTTTTTGAACTAGCCATTGCATTGAAGAGGGCAGGAACTGGAAAGAGAAATCCATTGTCCGAGGCTATTTACACAAATACCTTGTTGAATATTCCTTATTTATTTTTCTACAACAAAGAGAGTGATGAGTTAAAATCGAAAGTTAGCGAGTTAATTTCATTTGTGGAGAATAACTATGTCGTGGAGACCGTCGATTTATCTTTGACTAAGGAATATAATAAAAACCTTCCATACCAACCAATTCAATGGGTTGAGGTTGTGTTATCAAATGTTAAAAACGCGTTGGCAAACGATATGGATGAGCTAAGAAATTTGTTCCCAGATTACCAGCATATTTTGGTTGCAACCAATACTGGACAAGGTTTTAATGATCCTTTAATAATGCCTGATGTAGAGAAACTATTACCTTTCAGTGGATTAGATAAAGGTTTAGGATCTGTGGATAGTATGTGGAAGACCCCAAGAACTGCTTTCCAAGTTTATTTGCCAAATGTTGTGGGCGATTTTTCTACTGTGGTTCCAATAACAACTTATACTGGTATGCTATTTGATGACATAACAGTTGATATTGTGGAAAGTCTAGAATTTAATAGACATGAGGTTGCAAGGCAAGTTGTTACTTTAGATTTATATTTCAAGCCTGGTATCTTTACTGAACCAGGTCTGTCAGTAGCACAACTATTGGCACAGCACAATGAATCTCCAGAGTTATCAACCTATAAGATCGAGGATTTGGctattgaaaatattttgGGTTTGATCTTCAAATTACCAACTGTTACCCAATCGTTTGCTTATTTCTACACGTTATTGGTTGAAATTTGTCAAAATTCACCAAAAGCTATTGCTCCAGTGTTCGGTAGAGCCTTTAGGTTGTTTTACAATAATTTGGATAATATGGACCATGAATTGAAGATGAGATATCTAGATTGGTTTTCAATCCAAATGAGTAATTTCAACTTTTCGTGGAAATGGAACGAATGGGAGCAAGACTCAATCGCGTTTTCTAAGTCATTCTACAATCCTAAAATTACATTTGCAAAGAACTTGATTAGGAAGGAATTAAGATTAACTTCTAATAGACCTGATGTGGAAGACAGTTTGACCCCTGAATTTAAACAGTATCTTGATGCATCTTATATTCCCAGGGATAAGTTAAGGAACTACTACCAATCTTTTTTCACTAATTTTGAGATTGATCCAGAAATCATTAAGGACAACACTTTGATATTTAAAAACCAATCTTTCCCATTCCATGAAAAGGTGACGTCTATTTTAGATTATTTCCACAAACCACCATCGGATAAGAACGTAGGAGAATTAGAATCAATATTGAAGGATATCCAAGAAAGCAATGGTTCGATCATTTCAGACTTCAATAAGTTCGCCATAACATTACTAATTCAAGCTTTGGTATTTTCTGGTAATAGATCTCTTTCGCATGCAAACAAATATATTTCTGACGCCAAAAATGATTTAGTAACAATTCTAGGTAAGATTGAGCTTCCAAATGAAACCAAAGAACAATGGATTACGGAAGCTGTTCTAAGGTACTGGAACTGCAATTCTCAAAATGGTTTTTTGATCACAGATTCGTTCAAGCATAATGAATTAATCACAGCAAAGTCCATTTTGTCATTTTCTTTCGACGAGCTAGACGGACAAAATCTGGGGTTGGTTGATGCCACATCTATTGAATCTACATTCAGAACATTGACTGAGATGGCTCTTCAACAGACAAGTGATTTTAGTGTCTTTGAGTTTGTTTTTGAAAGGTTAGTTACTATTTCTAATGAAACTATCTATCAACTTGGAACCTCGGAAGAGATTGTTGCACCTATTGTAGACAATGAGTCTACGTTTGACGATGACGAGTTGGCAAGGCTAGACCTCATGTGGAAGTATGAATGTGCTATGGGATTCATTAAGAGTATTTTGAGAAAGTATTCCGATGAATACTCCATTCTTCTAGATAAATTCAGATCAGGTATAGATCAAACTGTTTCACATGAGCCCACAAAGAAACAATTGATTCAATGGTTTGACGAAATCCGTGAATTATGA